The genomic window AAAGAAGGTGTGTCCCCTTTCATCTATATTCTATCCTTTCTTATTCGATTTTTGCCATTCAAATTCCTTTAAAATAACCGAAAAATATTTTTCCGGCCGGTACATATAAAATAAATTTTTGTGTTTTTACAAATGGCTAGAAGGATTTCTAAGTTTTTTGTAGAATAAATATACTAAATAATTGACCTTTCAAAGTAAATCAAGTTAAATCAAGCATTCACCGTTCCTTTTATGCAATGTGGCCTTTCCCGGCTAACTACGCATAAGAGACCAACAGGAGGACTGCATTGATGGTTTACCCTAAAAATACCATATATATAATAGGCAATTCCAAGGCGCCTCAAAACAATCCGATAACCCACATGTACAGCATGTTCTTTATCGGCCTTGTAATAGATAAAGACACTGGCCGTATACTAGATGCTGGAGCCGCAGGAGTTCTTCCACTAACATCCGACTTTATTAGATCCATTTTTCTGGATAAAAACATGGAATGTGACATTTTTGAAATCTCAAAAGAGATTGAATCCAGGTATTTCGGTTCCTCGCAAAAAGCTCTCATAGTGGCATTTAAAGATGCCCAGAAAAAATATTTCCAGATAAAAACGGTAAAAATATTGAAGAGTAGCTGCTTTGTCAACTTTTCGTTGATGAAATCCAGCGAAAACGCAAGTATGTGTTTTCTCTGGATTTTTTAATTAATGAAGTTAAAAATTTTCTATTTTGTAATTCAACGGTAACCCGGAAACCTGACAGCAAACAGGACTTTATAAAAAATGTCGTATAAATTTCTCTTATAAATCTATAACTCAACATACCACGTGAAAGGAGGTTTTGTAAAGATTAAAAAAATTTTATTATATCAACCTCAATTTCCAATATTTTAAGGGGGGGACTTGAATGACAATTTATAAAAAATTGTTAGTAGTAGTGTTAGTAATGCTTGTAATGGTTTCACTGGTAGGCTGCGGCGGAGGCCAGAAAGCCCAGCAGAGCCAGGACCAGAGCCAGCCGGCGGATACAAAGCACGGCGGAACCCTTCAGGATGCTCTTGGAGCCGATCCTCCGGGGCTGGATGTCCAGCAGAACTCAATGCTGGAAACATACTACATGGCAAGACTTTTGTTCAGCACTCTGGTGAGGTATAAAGGCGGCACCACCGACCTGGAGCCGGAACTCCTGGCTGAAATGCCCACGGTCAGTTCCGATGGGTTGACCTATCACTTCAAATTAAAACCCGACCTCAAATTCAGCGACGGTACTCCTTTAACTTCAAAGGATGTGAAATTCACCTTTGAGCGCATGCTCAAACCAGAAACCAAGGCTATTAACCAGTGGGTATTTGACCCCATTAAAGGCGCCAAGGATATGGAAGACGGTAAAGCCACCGAGCTAGCAGGCTTCAAGATTATAAACGATCAGGAATTTGAAATAACCCTGGAAGCTCCTTATGCACCCTTCATCCAGAATCTGGCGGTGCCCTGCGCTTCCATTTATCCCGCCGAAGCCACCCAGAAGGCTGGCGAAGAATGGACCCTGAACCCCATCGGCAGCGGCCCTTACAAGATAGCCGAATGGGTACATGACGACCATATCACCCTGGAAAGAAATACAAACTACTTCGAAAAAGATTTACCGTACATCGATAAAATCCAGATGAGGATTATTGAAGACGAAGCCACAATGACCATGGAATTCGAGAACGGAAACATTGACATTCTCCCCATTCCCGACTCTGAATATCCAAGGCTTGCGTCAGATCCCAATTTCAGTAAGATGATCGTGGAAAACACACCGTTGAATACCTATTTCTACGTAATGAATGAAAACGTCAAATACTTCCAGGATGTCAGGGTAAGAAAGGCCATCGCCATGGCCATCGACAAAGACAAGATTCTGAAAGAACTTTTGAACAACAGGGGTGTTGTTGCCAAAGGATTGCTGGGGCCCGGAATCCCCGGATACAACGAAAATAACCCCGGATTCCCATATGATCCGGAGCAGGCCAGGAAACTCCTGGCGGAAGCCGGATATCCCAACGGTTTTGAAGTAGAAAACTGGCAGGCCAAGAGCGAAACCTTCTACAAGAGGAACGTAGCCATTCAAGCCATGTTGAAACAAGTCGGTATCGATATGAAGATTAACCAGATGGACAGTGCCTCCTGGAGGCAGTCTAGAAACAACGGCAAGGTTCCTATCTATCTTGCCAACTGGTGGGCCGATATCCCCGACCCGGACAACTACATGTATAACATCCTGCATTCTACCCAGACACCAGGATGGTCCATCAACTACAAGAATCCCAAGGTGGATGAGCTCATTGAAAAGGCCCGGGTCTCCACCGATATGAACGAGCGCATAAAGATGTACCAGGAAGCCGAAAAGATAGCCATATATGACGATGTATCCATAATTCCGCTCTTCCATATAAAGGAATACTACATCGTTCAGCCCTATGTCAAGGATGTTCAATTCCATCCCACGGGAATCGGAAGCTACAATTACAGGACCATGTGGCTCGAAAAGAAGTAATGATCGGGGTTGGGCGCTCCTGCGCCCAACCGTTTGTTTATGATACATCGGAGGGGGTGCGGTTTTGACTTCATATATTATACGCCGGCTTATATCTATGATTCCGGTGCTGATAGGAATTACTCTCATAACATTTATATTAATAAATGTGGTCCCCGGCGACCCTGTGGTCAATATGATGGGCAAAAGGGTTGATGCTCAAACCATAGCAAACATCAGACACCAGCTGGGTCTTGACCGGCCTCTTTATATTCAATACTTCGATTTTTTGTTTAAAGCTATAAAGGGTGACCTGGGTAGATCTTTTTACAACCACCAGGATGTGATGAAAACTATACTGCAGAGATTTCCCGCTACTGTAAAATTATCTCTTTCTTCTATGATAGTGGCTATAATAATAGGGCTTACGGTGGGAATAGTATCTTCCGTCAAGCAGTACACTTTTTTTGACCATTCCAGCATGATAGTGGCACTTATGGGAATTTCCGCCCCTGTTTTCTGGGTGGCTATAATCCTTCAACTGGTATTTGGATTGAAATTAAAGTGGTTTCCCATCTCAGGTTATTCTGGATTTGAATATATGGTTTTACCGGCTATCGCTCTCGGCACAAGGTTCGCCGCCACCATAGCCCGAATGACCCGTAGCAGCATGCTGGAAGTAATCCGCCAGGATTTCATCCGCACAGCCCGGGCTAAAGGTTTAAGCGAAAGGGTTGTAATTTACAAGCATGCCTTGAAAAATGCCATGATCCCGGTAATCACCATAATAGGCCTTCAGATTGGCGGACTTCTTACAGGCTCCATACTTACCGAAACTGTATTTGGGATTCCCGGCCTGGGAAGGCTCTCCATTGAAGCCATCAATAACAGGGATTTCCCTGTCATACAGGGTACTGTGCTCTTCACCGCCCTTGTATTTGTATTTACAAATTTAATAGTTGATATATCATATTCCTTCCTGGACCCGAGAATTAGATATGATGGGGGTGAAGGTTGATGGCTCAGGCTCAAACACCTCTTAATGAACCAAAAACCAGGATGAAAACAGCAAAAAAAAGCACTCAGGAAAGTAGAAGCCTTTATTATGATGCCTGGCTCAGATTGAAGCGGAATAAAGCAGCCATGGTAGGATTATTTTTTGTGATACTTCTGGTAGTGGTGGCCATATTTGCAGAGGTAATCGCCCCTCATGACCCTTATGCTCAGAACCTTGAATACCGCTTAAAGCCGCCTACCGCACAGCATCTTCTTGGAACCGATGATTACGGCAGGGATATCCTTAGCAGGATCATTTACGGTGCCAGAGTTTCGTTGATGGTAGGGGTTTATCTCGGAAGGCATCGCCCTCATCATCGGAGTGCTGCTGGGAGCCATAGCAGGCTATTATGGCGGAAAAGTAGACAACATAATTATGCGGCTTTGTGATATCATGTTTGCTTTTCCAGAGCTGCTGTTTTGCATAGGTATCATGTTCGCCCTGGGGCCCGGCATTTATAATGTGTTTATTGCCATCGGCTTTGTAGGATGGGCCGGATATGCCAGACTTGTGCGAGGTCAAATACTTTCCCTCAAGAAAATGGAGTTTGTGGAAGCAGCCCATGCTTCAGGGGCGAAAGATTTTCGAATCATATTCAAGCACATATTGCCAAATACCCTGGCGCCCATTATAGTTATGCTAACACTGAGCATCCCGGGTGCAATCATGTCCGAAGCCAGCCTCAGTTTCCTGGGTCTTGGAGCTCAACCTCCTATGGCCAGTTGGGGTTCTATGATTTTTGACGGCCGGTCGTATTTGAGGACTTTTCCGTGGTTCAGTATAACGCCGGGTATTGCAATTATGCTTACGGTGCTGGGATTCAACCTCTTCGGGGATGGTTTAAGGGATGCACTGGACCCAAGATTAAAAAGATAGGTGAAAAACCTATCTTTTTTTATTTTAAGCTCCCTGGCTTTCTTAAAAACCCTAAAAATATGAATTACCTCAAAATATGCATAAAATTATAATATTGCTAAGTTAACGTATATTTGCTATACTAAATGAAATATACTGCAAATGTGTTACCGGCGCTCGTCAAATTACGACAATTTTGGACTTTTTTATAATACATATTTTCTCTTTACTTTTTTTACAAAAAATTGCAACATATATAAAGAAGCAACGGGGAGTTGATGAGTTTGTCAACAGATGAAATCTTCAAAGACATAGGAAAAAAAATCAGACAAATTCGCCAGAAGCAGAACCTTACTCAGGAGGAACTGGGGGAAAAAGCTAACCTTCATTACAGCTATATCGGTCAAATGGAAAGGGGTGACAAAATACCGTCATTAAAAACATTAAACAAGATAGCAAAAGCATTGAATGTGGGCCTGGATTATATCCTGGAAGGGCCAATAAAATATAGCGCCGAATCCTCAGCCGAAGAAGCCATCAATGAATTTATGCATCTGTTGAGGACAAGGCCTGCCCGTCAGACGGAAATGCTTATTTCAATCTGCAGAAACATCATCGATGAACTGGATGCTTGTGAAAAAGAAGAAAAAGAAAAATAAACTTTTCACAAAAAAGTTATTTTTGCACACCCATATATGGACAAAAAGCCCCGAACATCTTTATTGGTAGAAGATTTGGGGCTTTGTTTTTATGTATGACAGCTATTCGGTAGCCTTTCGGCTTCTTTGCTTTAAAAGCTTGTAAATTAAGGCTTTAAACAAAAAAATGGTGCCGAAGGCGGGAGTCGAACCCGCACGGTATCGCTACCACTGGATTTTGAGTCCAGCGCGTCTGCCAGTTCCACCACTTCGGCACGTTTGCATTAATATCTTAGCATATCCTCTAAAATATTTCAAGCCTATTTTAGCATCATGTTTAACCTCTATTCTGATTTCTAACATCTCACCTTAAACTTCTGTTATAGCATGTGATTTTTATCACAGATTTTCCGGGAAAAATCAAGTATTATACCTTTGGATCTATTAATTCAAATAAAAATAATAATTAAAGGAGGCATTTTTAATGAGCATGTTTTGTTACCAGTGTCAGGAAGCATCAAAAGGTACCGGGTGCACTTTAAGGGGTGTGTGCGGAAAAAGAGATGATGTGGCTAAATTGCAGGATGTACTAATCTACGTTCTGAAAGGAATTTCCATTTATACCACAAAAGCAAGAGAAGCGGGTATCGTAAATGAAGAAGCCGACAGGTTTATAATGGAAGGGCTTTTCTCCACCATCACAAACGTAAACTTCGATAAAAATTATTTTGTGGAAAAAATAAAGCAGGGCTTAATACTGCGCGACCAGATTAAAGAACGTCTGTTAAAAGAGGGAGTGGAAATCGGAAATAACCTGCATGACTCTGCGGTATGGACCGCGGATTCAGTGGATGAATTTGAGAAAAAAGCCGAAAAAGTAGGGATACTGGCCACTGAAAATGAAGACATAAGGTCTTTGAGGGAACTCCTGACTTACGGAGTAAAGGGTATGGCGGCATATGCAGAACATGCCTATGTTCTGGGATATAAGGATGAAAACATATTTGCGTTTATGCAAAAGGCGCTGGCAGCCACCACCGATGATAATTTGACGGCGGATGACCTGGTCGCCCTGGTGATGGAATGCGGAAAATTTGGAGTAGACGTTATGGCTCTCCTGGATAAAGCCAATACTTCCACATACGGCAACCCGGAAATCACCAAGGTAAATATTGGAGTAAGGAACAATCCGGGCATACTGATCAGCGGACACGATTTAAAAGATATGGAAGAACTGTTGAAGCAAACGGAAGGGACAGGAGTGGATGTATATACTCACGGTGAAATGCTTCCCGCAAATTACTACCCTGCATTCAAAAAATACTCCCATTTCGTAGGAAACTACGGAAACGCCTGGTGGCAGCAGGATAGGGAGTTTGAATCCTTTAACGGTCCCATATTGATGACTACCAACTGTCTTGTTCCTCCTAAAGATACTTATAAAGATAGGGTCTATACCACAGGAGTGGTGGGCTTCGAAGGGGTAAAACATATCCCGGCAGGAAAAGACGGCAAACCCAAAGATTTTACGCCAATAATAGAACATGCCAAAAAGTGCAAGCCCCCGGTTGAAATAGAAAAAGGCGAAATAATCGGTGGATTTGCGCACAACCAGGTGTTAAGCCTGGCAGACAAAGTGGTGGAAGCGGTAAAGACGGGAGCTATAAAAAGGTTCTTCGTAATGGCAGGCTGTGATGGAAGAATGAAGAGCAGGGAATATTACACAGAGTTTGCAAAACAATTGCCAAGGGATACGGTGATACTTACCGCTGGGTGTGCCAAATATAGATATAACAAGCTTGACCTGGGAGATATAGGCGGAATACCCAGAGTATTGGACGCAGGCCAGTGCAATGATTCATATTCCCTGGCTGTAATAGCACTTAAATTAAAGGAAATATTTGGATTAAACGACATTAATGAATTGCCCATATCATATAATATTGCATGGTACGAACAGAAGGCGGTAATTGTATTACTGGCATTGCTTTATTTGGGAGTCAAGAATATTCATCTTGGACCTACATTGCCTGCATTCTTGTCTCCCAATGTGGCCAGGGTACTGGTTGATAAGTTCGGCATAGGTGGAATAACTAATGTTGAAGATGATATTAAAATGTTCATGGCATAAAATTTCAGTGGTGGGTTTCTCCTGCAAGCCCACCACTTTTCCTTTTATGTTTTTTATTTTTCAAGATTATATTCCTTCATCTTGTTATAAAGGGTGCTGCGGGATATTTTCAATGCTCTGGCCGCTTTTGTCTTGTTATAGGCATATTTTTTCAGAGTATCCAGGATAACCCGCTTTTCGGCAATATCGGCAGCCTTGTTCAGATCATTGATTTCAATGGTGGTGTCTGTCGTAAGATAATCCTGCCGTAAGTATCTGGGTAAAATATCCTCGGTAAT from Biomaibacter acetigenes includes these protein-coding regions:
- a CDS encoding DUF3870 domain-containing protein, encoding MVYPKNTIYIIGNSKAPQNNPITHMYSMFFIGLVIDKDTGRILDAGAAGVLPLTSDFIRSIFLDKNMECDIFEISKEIESRYFGSSQKALIVAFKDAQKKYFQIKTVKILKSSCFVNFSLMKSSENASMCFLWIF
- a CDS encoding ABC transporter substrate-binding protein produces the protein MTIYKKLLVVVLVMLVMVSLVGCGGGQKAQQSQDQSQPADTKHGGTLQDALGADPPGLDVQQNSMLETYYMARLLFSTLVRYKGGTTDLEPELLAEMPTVSSDGLTYHFKLKPDLKFSDGTPLTSKDVKFTFERMLKPETKAINQWVFDPIKGAKDMEDGKATELAGFKIINDQEFEITLEAPYAPFIQNLAVPCASIYPAEATQKAGEEWTLNPIGSGPYKIAEWVHDDHITLERNTNYFEKDLPYIDKIQMRIIEDEATMTMEFENGNIDILPIPDSEYPRLASDPNFSKMIVENTPLNTYFYVMNENVKYFQDVRVRKAIAMAIDKDKILKELLNNRGVVAKGLLGPGIPGYNENNPGFPYDPEQARKLLAEAGYPNGFEVENWQAKSETFYKRNVAIQAMLKQVGIDMKINQMDSASWRQSRNNGKVPIYLANWWADIPDPDNYMYNILHSTQTPGWSINYKNPKVDELIEKARVSTDMNERIKMYQEAEKIAIYDDVSIIPLFHIKEYYIVQPYVKDVQFHPTGIGSYNYRTMWLEKK
- the nikB gene encoding nickel ABC transporter permease, which produces MTSYIIRRLISMIPVLIGITLITFILINVVPGDPVVNMMGKRVDAQTIANIRHQLGLDRPLYIQYFDFLFKAIKGDLGRSFYNHQDVMKTILQRFPATVKLSLSSMIVAIIIGLTVGIVSSVKQYTFFDHSSMIVALMGISAPVFWVAIILQLVFGLKLKWFPISGYSGFEYMVLPAIALGTRFAATIARMTRSSMLEVIRQDFIRTARAKGLSERVVIYKHALKNAMIPVITIIGLQIGGLLTGSILTETVFGIPGLGRLSIEAINNRDFPVIQGTVLFTALVFVFTNLIVDISYSFLDPRIRYDGGEG
- a CDS encoding helix-turn-helix domain-containing protein; its protein translation is MSTDEIFKDIGKKIRQIRQKQNLTQEELGEKANLHYSYIGQMERGDKIPSLKTLNKIAKALNVGLDYILEGPIKYSAESSAEEAINEFMHLLRTRPARQTEMLISICRNIIDELDACEKEEKEK
- the hcp gene encoding hydroxylamine reductase, translated to MSMFCYQCQEASKGTGCTLRGVCGKRDDVAKLQDVLIYVLKGISIYTTKAREAGIVNEEADRFIMEGLFSTITNVNFDKNYFVEKIKQGLILRDQIKERLLKEGVEIGNNLHDSAVWTADSVDEFEKKAEKVGILATENEDIRSLRELLTYGVKGMAAYAEHAYVLGYKDENIFAFMQKALAATTDDNLTADDLVALVMECGKFGVDVMALLDKANTSTYGNPEITKVNIGVRNNPGILISGHDLKDMEELLKQTEGTGVDVYTHGEMLPANYYPAFKKYSHFVGNYGNAWWQQDREFESFNGPILMTTNCLVPPKDTYKDRVYTTGVVGFEGVKHIPAGKDGKPKDFTPIIEHAKKCKPPVEIEKGEIIGGFAHNQVLSLADKVVEAVKTGAIKRFFVMAGCDGRMKSREYYTEFAKQLPRDTVILTAGCAKYRYNKLDLGDIGGIPRVLDAGQCNDSYSLAVIALKLKEIFGLNDINELPISYNIAWYEQKAVIVLLALLYLGVKNIHLGPTLPAFLSPNVARVLVDKFGIGGITNVEDDIKMFMA